Proteins from a single region of Rhodovibrio salinarum DSM 9154:
- the mnmA gene encoding tRNA 2-thiouridine(34) synthase MnmA, which produces MTDLGFDKPASQTRVVVAMSGGVDSSVTAALLARAGYEVVGVTLQLYDHGSAVGKKGACCAGQDIYDAKRVADKLGVPHYTLGYEDRFRESVIDEFADSYLNGETPIPCVRCNQTVKFRDLLSTAKELDADALATGHYVRRVMGAECAELHSAVDASRDQSYFLFATTQEQLDFLRFPLGGQPKDETRRLAEELGLAIADKPDSQDICFVPNGDYASVVEKLRPGACDPGEIVDRSGNVLGHHDGIIHFTVGQRRGLKLGNMGEAMYVLAIQPETNRVVAGPKRALARDLVHVRELNWLDGDAPEVGRTVTVKLRSAMPAQPATVAEVGQGGLTLRLDEPQHGVSPGQAAVCYDGTRVLGGGWIDSAELTAENAPADVTPDRVAAPA; this is translated from the coding sequence ATGACCGATCTCGGCTTCGACAAGCCGGCGAGCCAGACCCGCGTGGTCGTGGCGATGAGCGGTGGGGTGGACAGCTCGGTGACCGCCGCGTTGCTGGCGCGCGCGGGCTACGAGGTCGTGGGCGTTACCCTGCAGCTCTACGACCACGGCTCGGCCGTGGGCAAAAAGGGCGCCTGCTGCGCCGGCCAGGACATCTACGACGCCAAGCGCGTGGCCGACAAGCTAGGCGTGCCGCACTACACGCTGGGCTACGAGGACCGCTTCCGCGAAAGCGTGATCGACGAGTTCGCCGACAGCTACCTGAACGGCGAGACGCCGATTCCGTGCGTGCGCTGCAACCAGACGGTCAAGTTCCGCGACCTGCTGTCGACAGCCAAGGAACTGGACGCCGACGCGCTCGCAACCGGCCACTACGTCCGCCGCGTCATGGGAGCCGAGTGCGCGGAGCTGCACAGCGCCGTCGATGCCAGCCGGGACCAGAGCTATTTCCTGTTCGCCACCACCCAGGAGCAGCTCGACTTCCTGCGTTTCCCGTTGGGCGGCCAGCCGAAGGACGAGACGCGCCGGCTGGCCGAGGAACTGGGTCTCGCAATCGCGGACAAGCCGGACAGCCAGGACATCTGCTTCGTCCCCAACGGCGACTACGCCAGCGTGGTCGAGAAGCTGCGCCCCGGCGCCTGCGATCCGGGCGAGATCGTCGATCGCAGCGGTAACGTGCTGGGCCACCACGATGGCATCATCCACTTCACCGTGGGACAGCGTCGTGGCCTCAAGCTCGGCAACATGGGCGAGGCGATGTACGTCCTCGCGATCCAGCCGGAGACGAACCGTGTCGTCGCCGGGCCGAAGCGCGCGCTTGCCCGCGATCTGGTGCACGTGCGCGAGCTCAACTGGCTGGACGGCGACGCGCCGGAAGTCGGGCGCACGGTCACGGTCAAGCTGCGCTCCGCCATGCCGGCGCAACCGGCCACTGTCGCCGAGGTGGGGCAGGGCGGTTTGACCCTGCGCCTGGACGAGCCGCAGCATGGCGTTTCTCCGGGCCAAGCGGCGGTTTGCTACGACGGGACCCGGGTGTTGGGTGGCGGCTGGATCGATTCGGCGGAACTCACCGCCGAGAACGCGCCCGCCGACGTCACCCCCGACCGGGTGGCCGCGCCCGCCTGA
- a CDS encoding TenA family protein produces the protein MTDLHADAPGPIAAGSLAAELRKACASNWDAYVNHPFVRQLAAGTLETASYKHFLIQDYLFLRHFARAWMLVAYKAPDLNEMRAASQTVDALINQELQLHVETCAGWGISEAEMAATPEARANLAYTRFVLETGHSGDLLDLLVALAPCVVGYGEIGARLAADPATVWDGNPFREWLDLYSDEEFQEVGRGACAQIDRVARARIGSDVTGSPRWSELCRIFGQATRLEIGFWDMGLNRED, from the coding sequence ATGACCGACCTGCATGCCGACGCCCCGGGGCCGATCGCCGCTGGCAGTCTGGCTGCCGAGCTGCGCAAGGCCTGTGCAAGCAATTGGGACGCCTACGTCAATCACCCGTTTGTACGGCAGTTGGCGGCCGGAACGCTGGAGACGGCCAGTTACAAGCATTTCCTGATCCAGGATTATCTGTTCCTGCGCCATTTCGCCCGCGCCTGGATGCTGGTCGCTTACAAAGCCCCCGACCTGAACGAGATGCGCGCCGCCTCGCAAACGGTCGATGCGCTGATCAACCAGGAACTTCAGCTGCATGTCGAGACCTGCGCGGGCTGGGGCATCTCCGAGGCGGAGATGGCTGCGACGCCCGAGGCCCGCGCCAACTTGGCCTACACGCGGTTCGTTCTGGAGACCGGGCATTCGGGCGACTTGCTCGATTTGCTGGTCGCATTGGCGCCGTGCGTGGTCGGATATGGGGAAATCGGCGCGCGCTTGGCCGCCGACCCGGCGACGGTATGGGACGGCAACCCGTTCCGTGAATGGCTGGATCTCTATTCCGACGAAGAGTTTCAGGAGGTCGGCCGCGGCGCCTGCGCCCAGATTGATCGGGTCGCGCGGGCGCGGATCGGAAGCGACGTGACCGGCAGCCCACGTTGGTCCGAGCTCTGCCGTATCTTCGGTCAGGCGACCCGTCTGGAAATCGGCTTCTGGGATATGGGCCTGAACCGCGAAGACTGA
- a CDS encoding ferredoxin family 2Fe-2S iron-sulfur cluster binding protein produces MPKMTFIEKDGNHKEVDAPVGLSVLEIAHRNGIDMEGACEGALACSTCHVIVHKKWFKKLDEPTEDEEDMLDLAFGLTKTSRLGCQIVMSEELDGLVVQLPEQVTNWMG; encoded by the coding sequence ATGCCGAAGATGACCTTCATCGAGAAGGACGGGAACCACAAGGAGGTCGATGCGCCCGTGGGCCTGTCGGTGCTGGAGATCGCGCACCGCAACGGCATCGACATGGAAGGCGCCTGCGAGGGAGCGCTTGCCTGTTCGACCTGCCACGTCATCGTGCATAAGAAGTGGTTCAAGAAGCTCGATGAACCGACCGAGGACGAAGAAGACATGCTCGACCTCGCCTTTGGCTTGACCAAGACCTCGCGTCTTGGTTGCCAGATCGTGATGAGCGAGGAACTCGACGGCTTGGTCGTCCAGTTGCCAGAGCAGGTGACCAACTGGATGGGTTGA
- a CDS encoding aminotransferase class V-fold PLP-dependent enzyme, translating into MAEAEQARPIYLDYQATTPVDPRVAEAMWPFFTQAFGNPHSVHHSYGTEAEAAVERARGEVAALIGAEAREIIFTSGATESNNTAVKGAARFHGPMGKRHVVTVATEHKCVLESAKALGRDGFEVEILPVAPDGRVDLDRLAAAIREDTAVVSVMAANNEIGVLQPISEIGKLCRAKRVLFHTDAAQAAGKVPVDVNDMNIDLLSLSGHKLYGPKGIGALYVRRRPRARISALMDGGGQERTLRSGTVPAPLAVGLGAACRIARAEMAEEEAYLTTLRQRLWDGLQAHLPDAYVNGSWAARLPGNLNVTVPGLDAETLIAETPEVAYSTASACSSTSVEPSYVLSALGLSDQDAAASIRLGLGRMTTEAEIDQAVETIGCTAARLRAEGAGRLAGAGAG; encoded by the coding sequence ATGGCGGAGGCGGAGCAGGCCCGGCCGATCTACCTGGACTATCAGGCGACCACGCCCGTCGATCCGCGTGTGGCGGAGGCGATGTGGCCCTTTTTCACGCAGGCGTTCGGCAACCCACATAGCGTCCATCACAGCTACGGGACCGAAGCGGAAGCCGCCGTCGAGCGGGCCCGCGGCGAGGTTGCGGCGCTGATCGGCGCGGAGGCACGCGAAATCATCTTCACCTCCGGCGCGACCGAGAGCAACAACACGGCGGTCAAGGGGGCGGCGCGCTTCCACGGTCCGATGGGCAAGCGCCACGTCGTCACCGTCGCGACCGAGCACAAATGCGTGCTGGAAAGTGCTAAGGCCTTGGGACGCGACGGGTTCGAGGTGGAGATTCTGCCGGTTGCGCCCGATGGCCGGGTGGACCTGGACCGGCTGGCCGCGGCGATCCGGGAAGACACCGCCGTGGTTTCCGTCATGGCGGCGAACAACGAGATCGGCGTGCTGCAGCCGATCTCCGAGATCGGGAAGCTTTGCCGCGCTAAGCGGGTCCTGTTCCACACCGACGCGGCCCAGGCGGCCGGCAAGGTCCCGGTCGACGTCAACGATATGAACATCGATCTGCTCAGCCTGTCGGGGCACAAGCTGTACGGGCCGAAGGGCATTGGGGCCCTCTACGTGCGCCGGCGCCCGCGGGCGCGAATATCGGCGCTAATGGACGGTGGCGGACAGGAACGCACGTTGCGCTCCGGCACGGTGCCAGCGCCGCTGGCCGTCGGCTTGGGCGCCGCCTGCCGGATCGCGCGGGCCGAGATGGCGGAGGAGGAGGCGTATCTGACGACCCTGCGCCAGCGTCTTTGGGACGGGTTGCAGGCCCACCTGCCGGATGCCTACGTCAATGGAAGCTGGGCGGCGCGGCTGCCCGGCAACCTGAACGTCACCGTGCCTGGGTTGGATGCGGAAACGCTGATCGCCGAGACGCCGGAGGTTGCGTACTCGACGGCGTCCGCCTGCTCCAGCACGTCGGTCGAGCCGTCCTATGTGCTGAGCGCGCTAGGCCTCAGTGACCAGGATGCGGCCGCGTCGATTCGCCTCGGCCTCGGCCGTATGACGACCGAGGCCGAGATCGATCAGGCCGTCGAGACGATCGGCTGCACGGCTGCCCGCCTGCGTGCTGAAGGTGCCGGGCGGCTGGCCGGGGCAGGCGCCGGGTAA
- a CDS encoding cysteine desulfurase family protein, whose product MPVYLDHNATAPVRPEAVRAMTDALNHVGNASSVHRFGRDARRRVEDARETVAALIGVQPGDLVFTSGGTEANNTALRGHGRTRTLVSAGEHEAVLQARPDAETVPLRSDGTVDLDALDVALAADDRPALVSVMLANNETGAINPVQQVVEIARRHGARVHCDAVQAPGKIAVDARALGVDLITVSSHKLGGPQGAGALAVLDGQSVAPLLAGGGQERKQRAGTENVPAIAGFGAAAEAALADLVRMTECAAWRDRLEAEARALCPRLQVHGAGAARLPNTSCLGLPGVRAETQVMALDLAGVAVSSGSACSSGKVHASHVLRAMGVSEDDADSAVRVSLGWTSTADDIDVFLDAWGKLVRRHGLAADAA is encoded by the coding sequence ATGCCGGTCTATCTAGACCATAACGCCACCGCGCCGGTGCGGCCGGAGGCGGTTCGGGCGATGACCGATGCCTTGAACCACGTCGGCAATGCGTCCTCCGTGCATCGCTTCGGCCGCGACGCCCGCCGCCGGGTTGAAGATGCGCGGGAAACCGTCGCCGCCCTGATCGGCGTTCAACCGGGCGACCTGGTATTCACCAGCGGCGGTACGGAAGCCAACAACACCGCTTTGCGTGGCCACGGTCGGACGCGCACCCTGGTCTCCGCCGGGGAGCACGAGGCCGTGTTGCAGGCTCGCCCGGACGCCGAGACGGTTCCGCTTAGATCAGATGGCACGGTCGACCTGGATGCGCTGGATGTCGCGCTTGCCGCGGACGACCGCCCGGCGCTCGTTTCCGTCATGCTCGCCAACAACGAGACCGGCGCGATCAATCCGGTGCAACAGGTGGTCGAGATCGCCCGGCGCCACGGGGCCCGGGTCCACTGCGACGCCGTGCAGGCGCCCGGTAAGATCGCCGTCGATGCCCGGGCCCTTGGCGTCGACCTGATCACCGTGTCGTCGCACAAGTTGGGCGGCCCGCAGGGCGCGGGCGCACTCGCGGTGCTGGACGGTCAGTCGGTCGCGCCCTTGCTGGCAGGCGGTGGTCAGGAGCGCAAGCAGCGCGCCGGCACCGAAAACGTTCCGGCGATTGCGGGCTTCGGCGCGGCGGCGGAAGCCGCCTTAGCGGATCTGGTCCGGATGACGGAGTGTGCTGCTTGGCGCGACCGGCTGGAGGCGGAGGCGCGCGCGCTGTGTCCACGGCTGCAGGTCCACGGCGCCGGGGCGGCGCGCCTGCCCAACACCAGTTGCCTGGGACTGCCCGGGGTGCGCGCGGAGACGCAGGTGATGGCCCTCGACCTCGCCGGCGTGGCGGTGTCGTCGGGCTCGGCCTGCTCGTCGGGGAAGGTGCACGCCAGTCACGTATTGCGGGCGATGGGCGTCTCGGAAGACGACGCTGACAGCGCGGTCCGCGTATCGCTTGGTTGGACCAGTACGGCGGATGACATCGACGTGTTCCTCGACGCCTGGGGTAAGCTTGTACGCAGGCACGGGTTGGCGGCGGACGCGGCTTAG
- a CDS encoding Rrf2 family transcriptional regulator, translating to MKLSAKGRYAVMAMCDLAGQSDGKPIALADVAERQEISLSYLEQLFAKLRRAGLVRSVRGPGGGYMLAQGADDTKIADIVMAVDEPIQTTRCTPGQPFGCRSNNERCVTHQLWEALGNQIYLFLASVSLGDVIEGRIAANQLAQPEDAEPLVAAQQQ from the coding sequence ATGAAGCTGAGTGCCAAGGGTCGTTATGCCGTGATGGCGATGTGCGACCTCGCCGGGCAGAGCGACGGCAAGCCGATCGCCTTGGCCGACGTCGCCGAACGTCAGGAAATCTCACTGTCTTACCTGGAGCAGCTGTTCGCCAAGCTGCGCCGGGCCGGCTTGGTGCGCAGCGTGCGCGGCCCCGGCGGGGGGTACATGTTGGCCCAGGGTGCCGACGATACCAAAATCGCCGACATTGTGATGGCGGTCGACGAGCCGATCCAGACCACCCGCTGCACTCCAGGGCAGCCGTTCGGGTGCCGCTCGAACAACGAGCGCTGCGTGACCCACCAGCTGTGGGAGGCGTTGGGCAACCAGATTTATCTGTTCCTGGCCTCCGTTTCGCTGGGCGACGTCATCGAGGGACGGATCGCCGCCAATCAGCTTGCCCAGCCGGAAGATGCCGAACCCCTGGTGGCGGCTCAGCAACAATAG
- the epsC gene encoding serine O-acetyltransferase EpsC — protein sequence MFKSLRDEVDGMMARDPAARSRLEVVLCYPGFQVLVTYRLANWLWRHGFRLPARFVSHVGRVLTGIEIHPGAKIGHNLFIDHGMGVVIGETSEIGDNVTLYHGVTLGGVSPSEDSDSQREQKRHPTLCDGVIVGSGAQVLGPVRIGANARIGANAVVAKDVGACQTMVGIPAKAVQVRGAPAAEEKFVAYGTPTGELPDPVARAIDGLLQEVHGLRARVNELESQTEAQQQRLSSVENQGEETSGPHDQVTGKC from the coding sequence ATGTTCAAGTCTCTGCGCGACGAAGTCGACGGGATGATGGCGCGCGACCCAGCCGCGCGTTCCCGGCTGGAAGTGGTGCTGTGCTATCCCGGATTCCAGGTCCTGGTGACCTACCGTTTGGCGAATTGGTTGTGGCGGCACGGCTTTCGGCTGCCTGCACGGTTCGTCTCGCACGTCGGTCGGGTGCTTACCGGGATCGAGATTCATCCCGGTGCCAAGATCGGTCATAACCTCTTCATCGACCACGGCATGGGCGTGGTGATCGGGGAGACGTCGGAGATCGGCGACAATGTGACGCTGTACCATGGCGTCACCCTCGGCGGCGTTTCGCCCAGCGAAGATAGTGATTCTCAGCGCGAGCAAAAGCGTCACCCCACCTTGTGTGACGGCGTGATCGTTGGCTCCGGTGCCCAGGTGCTGGGTCCCGTCCGGATCGGCGCGAACGCCCGGATCGGCGCTAATGCGGTGGTTGCCAAGGACGTTGGCGCCTGCCAGACGATGGTCGGCATTCCAGCCAAGGCGGTGCAGGTGCGCGGCGCCCCGGCGGCGGAAGAGAAGTTCGTCGCCTATGGCACGCCCACGGGCGAGTTGCCGGATCCGGTCGCCCGGGCGATCGACGGGCTGCTGCAGGAGGTGCATGGTCTACGTGCCCGGGTGAACGAACTGGAAAGCCAGACAGAGGCGCAGCAGCAGCGCCTGTCCAGTGTCGAGAATCAGGGCGAGGAGACGAGCGGGCCGCACGACCAAGTCACCGGGAAGTGCTAG
- a CDS encoding alpha/beta hydrolase, protein MPDVIFPGPEGRLEGRYQHGRGEKPPIALMMHPHPQHGGTMNNKLIYHVYQTFARQGFSVLRFNFRGVGRSQGEFDRGEGELSDAASALDWLQTYNPGSSSCWIAGFSFGAWIGMQLLMRRPEISGFISVAPPANMFDFTFLAPCPSSGLILQGDSDDVVPEASVQKLVNKLSQQRDITVDYRIIEQANHFFTNRLDILNEHIADYLQKNVPELAGTATDPAD, encoded by the coding sequence ATGCCTGACGTTATCTTTCCCGGCCCCGAAGGCCGCCTGGAGGGTCGCTACCAGCACGGCCGTGGAGAAAAGCCGCCGATCGCGCTGATGATGCATCCGCATCCCCAGCATGGCGGCACGATGAACAACAAGCTCATCTATCACGTCTATCAGACCTTCGCCCGCCAGGGTTTCTCCGTCCTGCGCTTCAACTTCCGAGGCGTCGGCCGGAGCCAGGGCGAGTTCGACCGCGGCGAGGGCGAGCTATCGGACGCGGCCAGCGCCCTCGACTGGCTACAGACCTACAACCCCGGCTCGTCGAGCTGCTGGATCGCGGGCTTCTCGTTCGGCGCCTGGATCGGCATGCAGCTCCTGATGCGCCGACCGGAGATCAGCGGCTTCATCTCCGTCGCACCGCCAGCCAACATGTTCGACTTCACCTTCCTGGCGCCCTGCCCGTCCTCCGGTCTCATCCTGCAAGGCGATTCCGATGACGTGGTGCCGGAGGCATCGGTACAGAAGCTGGTCAACAAGCTAAGCCAGCAGCGCGATATCACGGTCGACTACCGGATCATCGAGCAGGCGAACCACTTCTTCACCAACCGGCTCGATATCCTCAACGAGCATATCGCGGACTATCTGCAGAAGAACGTCCCCGAACTCGCCGGCACGGCCACCGACCCGGCGGATTAG
- a CDS encoding anhydro-N-acetylmuramic acid kinase has translation MSDTAPRRLALGLMSGTSRDGIDAALLETDGQMFVQAGPWESIAYPDTFRQRLADAIAGTADVADVARELTDRHAQAVSTLLAKAGVSASAVRVIGFHGHTIGHDPARRYTRQIGDCGRLARLTGIDVVGDFRQADVAAGGEGAPFAPYYHRARAMELDRPVAVLNLGGVGNVTWLGRQFADILAFDTGPGNALLDDLVAQRTGRGYDHDGALSAAGRVNDSALAAMLAHPFFDKRPPKSLDRDDFTGESVAGLADADAAATLAAFTAESVVRARDHLPEAPVQWLVTGGGRHNPTLMRMLAERLGAPVAPVERVGWDGDALEAQAFAYLALRALQGLPLSGPTTTGAPREMPGGKLYTAPPTG, from the coding sequence ATGTCCGATACAGCTCCGCGCCGCCTTGCGCTCGGCCTGATGAGCGGCACTTCGCGCGACGGCATCGACGCCGCGCTTCTGGAAACCGACGGGCAGATGTTTGTCCAGGCCGGGCCGTGGGAGTCGATCGCCTACCCCGACACCTTTCGCCAGCGCCTGGCCGACGCCATCGCGGGCACGGCGGACGTTGCGGATGTGGCGCGCGAATTGACCGACCGGCATGCACAGGCGGTCAGTACGTTGCTTGCCAAGGCTGGCGTGTCCGCCAGTGCGGTGCGCGTGATCGGTTTTCATGGCCACACGATCGGCCACGACCCGGCCCGCAGGTACACCCGGCAGATCGGCGATTGCGGCCGTCTGGCCCGGCTGACCGGGATCGACGTGGTCGGCGACTTCCGCCAGGCCGACGTCGCTGCGGGCGGTGAGGGCGCGCCGTTCGCACCGTACTATCACCGTGCCCGTGCCATGGAACTGGATCGTCCCGTGGCGGTGCTGAATTTGGGCGGGGTCGGTAACGTTACCTGGCTGGGCCGGCAGTTTGCCGACATCCTGGCGTTCGATACCGGCCCGGGTAACGCGCTGCTGGACGATCTGGTGGCTCAGCGCACGGGCCGTGGCTACGATCATGACGGGGCGCTGTCCGCTGCCGGCCGGGTTAACGACTCCGCGCTGGCGGCGATGCTGGCGCATCCCTTCTTCGATAAACGGCCGCCGAAATCGCTCGACCGCGATGACTTCACGGGCGAGTCCGTCGCTGGTCTGGCTGACGCGGATGCGGCGGCGACGCTCGCGGCCTTCACCGCGGAGAGTGTGGTGCGGGCCCGGGATCATCTGCCGGAAGCGCCGGTGCAGTGGTTGGTCACCGGCGGCGGTCGGCATAACCCGACCCTGATGCGCATGCTTGCCGAACGTCTGGGCGCACCGGTCGCGCCGGTGGAACGCGTCGGCTGGGATGGCGACGCTTTGGAAGCGCAGGCTTTCGCCTATCTCGCCTTGCGTGCGCTGCAAGGTCTGCCACTGTCCGGGCCGACCACCACCGGCGCGCCCCGGGAGATGCCCGGCGGCAAGCTCTACACGGCCCCGCCGACCGGCTAA
- the tyrS gene encoding tyrosine--tRNA ligase: MSQPPKSDFLRVAQARGYLYQTTDWDGLDQVMAEKAPVPAYIGFDCTAPSLHVGSLVSIMTLRWLQTCGHKPIVLMGGGTSKIGDPSGKDEQRKLLSDAQIQENMAGIKSIFRQFLTFGDGPTDAVMVNNDDWLRDINYIAFLRDYGRHFSVNRMLSFDNVRLRLEREQPLTFLEFNYMVLQAYDFLELYRKQGCRLQMGGSDQWGNIVNGVELARRVDGTELFGMTTPLLTTASGAKMGKTAQGAIWLNEADCSHYDYYQYWRNTEDADVGRFLRLFTELDETRIQELEALPGAEINEAKKVLAYEATKLCRGADAAQSAAETARQVFEEKALGQDLPVIEVARDRLSDGVALFELLREAGMASSGGEARRLIKGGGARLNDAKVADQNQTVTLADVSEEGVVKVSAGKKRHALVKPV; encoded by the coding sequence ATGAGCCAGCCGCCCAAATCCGATTTCCTCAGGGTCGCACAGGCGCGGGGCTACCTGTATCAGACGACCGATTGGGACGGGCTCGACCAGGTGATGGCGGAGAAGGCGCCGGTGCCGGCCTACATCGGCTTCGACTGCACCGCGCCCAGCCTGCACGTCGGCTCGCTGGTGTCGATCATGACGTTGCGCTGGCTGCAAACCTGCGGGCACAAGCCGATCGTGCTGATGGGTGGCGGCACCAGCAAGATCGGCGATCCCTCGGGCAAGGACGAGCAGCGCAAGCTGCTGTCCGACGCGCAGATCCAGGAAAACATGGCCGGGATCAAGTCGATCTTCCGGCAGTTCCTGACCTTCGGCGACGGGCCGACCGACGCCGTCATGGTCAACAACGACGACTGGCTGCGCGACATCAACTACATCGCCTTCCTGCGCGATTACGGCCGGCACTTCTCGGTCAACCGGATGCTGTCGTTCGACAACGTCCGCCTGCGCCTGGAGCGCGAACAGCCGCTCACCTTCCTGGAATTCAACTACATGGTGCTCCAGGCTTACGACTTCCTGGAACTGTACCGGAAGCAAGGCTGCCGGCTGCAAATGGGCGGCTCGGATCAATGGGGCAACATCGTCAACGGCGTCGAACTCGCCCGTCGGGTCGACGGGACGGAACTGTTCGGCATGACCACGCCGCTGCTGACCACCGCCTCAGGCGCCAAGATGGGCAAAACCGCCCAGGGCGCGATCTGGCTCAACGAAGCGGACTGCTCCCACTACGATTACTACCAGTACTGGCGCAACACCGAGGACGCGGACGTTGGCCGCTTCCTGCGCCTGTTCACCGAACTGGACGAGACGCGCATCCAGGAACTGGAGGCGCTCCCGGGGGCCGAGATCAACGAAGCCAAGAAGGTGCTGGCGTACGAGGCAACCAAGCTGTGCCGCGGCGCAGACGCCGCCCAGAGCGCGGCCGAAACCGCCCGTCAGGTGTTCGAGGAAAAGGCGCTCGGCCAGGACCTGCCGGTCATCGAGGTTGCGCGCGACCGCCTGAGCGACGGCGTGGCGCTGTTCGAGCTGCTGCGTGAGGCCGGCATGGCGTCGAGTGGCGGCGAGGCCCGGCGGCTGATCAAGGGCGGCGGCGCGCGGCTTAACGACGCCAAGGTCGCCGACCAGAACCAGACCGTCACACTGGCCGACGTGAGCGAGGAAGGCGTGGTCAAGGTCTCCGCCGGCAAGAAGCGTCACGCGCTGGTCAAGCCGGTCTAA
- a CDS encoding methyl-accepting chemotaxis protein, translated as MFARFQNLSVSRKIQISFALLLVLSIGVMGFIMLKIQDASDAQHEAAQTSQIMTALDHVEGAVRDQQNGIRGFLISGDSAALRSYGTGMVAYGQWIDKLRQSLVGTEYVGKVEEMDRAVKSWVKDVASPQIRWMQHPDTVPRARAMEAVGAGAADLATFARIEEALRDWGAARMAERSAAQDTAFTWVYAATGGATLALLVASIVCGVSLSRLIARPLGRMTAAMSNLSHGDKDTPIPDTDRKDEFGGMAQAVQVFKDSMERSEELARKTAEEQEARAQRAQQLEQLSSDFEQAVTGLVQRVSSSTEQLAQTASSLSSLAEDTKRQSTEAASAADQASNNVDAVASAAEQLTSSIEEIARQMGQSNEIASKTSTEASEANEVVQALNSRAQEISDVVGLINDIAEKTNLLALNATIEAARAGEAGKGFAVVAQEVKQLANQTAKATGEIGSQIQSMQSATGSAVDALNRIIDRVGEINEITTAVASAVEEQQAATSEIARNVEQAATGASEVSRTISQVSDAAATNGTSAQDVSNAGSELSRETETLRKELDTFLSGIRAA; from the coding sequence ATGTTCGCCCGTTTTCAGAACCTCAGCGTCTCCCGCAAGATCCAGATTTCCTTCGCGCTTTTGCTGGTGCTCAGCATCGGTGTGATGGGTTTCATCATGCTGAAGATTCAAGATGCCAGTGATGCCCAGCATGAAGCCGCGCAGACCAGCCAGATCATGACCGCGCTCGATCACGTCGAGGGCGCGGTGCGTGACCAGCAGAACGGCATCCGCGGTTTCCTGATCAGCGGCGATTCTGCGGCCCTGCGCAGCTATGGGACCGGCATGGTCGCCTATGGCCAGTGGATCGATAAGCTGCGTCAGAGCCTTGTCGGGACCGAGTATGTCGGCAAGGTCGAGGAGATGGACCGAGCGGTGAAGAGCTGGGTGAAAGACGTTGCATCGCCGCAGATCCGGTGGATGCAGCATCCCGACACCGTCCCGCGGGCGCGCGCCATGGAGGCGGTCGGCGCTGGGGCGGCCGACCTCGCTACCTTCGCCCGTATCGAAGAAGCGTTGCGCGACTGGGGCGCGGCCCGGATGGCCGAGCGCAGCGCCGCCCAGGACACGGCGTTCACGTGGGTCTATGCCGCGACGGGAGGGGCCACGCTGGCGTTGCTGGTGGCGTCGATTGTCTGTGGTGTCTCGCTCAGTCGCCTCATCGCGCGACCGTTGGGCCGCATGACCGCGGCCATGAGCAACCTTTCTCACGGCGACAAGGATACGCCGATTCCGGACACCGACCGGAAGGACGAGTTCGGCGGCATGGCCCAGGCGGTCCAGGTGTTTAAAGACTCGATGGAGCGCAGCGAAGAGTTGGCGCGCAAGACGGCCGAGGAGCAGGAGGCCCGCGCCCAACGCGCGCAACAGCTGGAGCAGTTGTCGAGCGACTTCGAGCAGGCGGTTACCGGTCTGGTCCAGCGTGTTTCCAGTTCCACCGAGCAGCTGGCCCAGACGGCAAGCTCCCTATCCAGCCTTGCCGAGGATACCAAGCGGCAGTCGACCGAGGCGGCCAGTGCCGCCGATCAGGCGTCGAACAACGTCGATGCGGTGGCCAGCGCGGCCGAGCAGCTGACCTCCTCGATCGAGGAGATCGCTCGCCAGATGGGGCAGTCGAACGAGATCGCCAGCAAAACCAGCACCGAGGCGTCCGAGGCCAACGAGGTGGTGCAGGCGCTCAACAGCCGTGCCCAGGAGATCAGTGACGTGGTCGGCCTGATCAACGACATCGCCGAGAAGACCAATCTGCTGGCGCTGAACGCCACCATCGAAGCGGCCCGCGCGGGCGAGGCGGGTAAGGGCTTCGCCGTGGTCGCGCAGGAGGTCAAGCAGCTGGCCAATCAGACCGCCAAGGCGACTGGGGAGATCGGCAGCCAGATCCAGTCGATGCAGTCAGCGACCGGCTCCGCGGTGGACGCGCTCAACCGGATCATCGACCGGGTCGGCGAAATCAACGAGATCACGACCGCTGTCGCTTCCGCTGTGGAGGAACAGCAGGCCGCCACCTCCGAGATTGCGCGCAACGTTGAGCAGGCGGCGACCGGCGCCAGCGAGGTCTCGCGCACCATCTCCCAGGTCAGCGATGCCGCCGCGACCAACGGCACCAGTGCCCAGGATGTCTCCAACGCCGGCAGCGAGCTGTCGCGTGAGACCGAGACCCTGCGTAAGGAACTCGACACCTTCCTCTCGGGCATCCGGGCAGCGTAA